The following proteins come from a genomic window of Ornithinimicrobium cryptoxanthini:
- a CDS encoding ABC transporter ATP-binding protein, whose amino-acid sequence MTSHTDTTTPGAGAPAPGAGSMLALNNVEVIYDDVILVLRGLSLEVPEGKIVALLGSNGAGKSTTLKAVSGLLPSEHGEVTDGSVTFQGQDITKMDAPDRVQLGMSLCMEGRHVFEHLTIAENLTAGAYTQKDSAEQLDLVYTYFPKLADMRSRVAGYLSGGEQQMLAIGRALMARPKLLMLDEPSLGLAPLLVQEIFGYIKRLNEEHGLTVLVIEQNARRALEVADHGYIMEQGRIVLEGPAAELRENPDVKEFYLGLGEEGGRKSYRDVKHYKRRKRWL is encoded by the coding sequence GTGACCAGCCACACCGACACCACCACTCCGGGGGCGGGCGCGCCCGCCCCCGGGGCGGGGTCCATGCTGGCCCTGAACAACGTCGAGGTCATCTATGACGATGTGATCCTGGTGCTGCGCGGCCTCTCCCTGGAGGTGCCGGAGGGCAAGATCGTGGCCCTGCTCGGCTCGAACGGCGCCGGCAAGTCCACCACGCTCAAGGCGGTCTCCGGGCTGCTGCCGAGTGAGCACGGTGAGGTGACCGACGGCAGCGTCACGTTCCAGGGTCAGGACATCACCAAGATGGACGCCCCAGACCGCGTGCAGCTCGGGATGAGCCTGTGCATGGAGGGGCGCCACGTCTTCGAGCACCTCACCATCGCCGAGAACCTCACCGCGGGCGCCTACACGCAGAAGGACTCGGCCGAGCAGCTCGATCTGGTCTACACCTACTTCCCCAAGCTGGCCGACATGCGCAGCCGGGTCGCGGGCTATCTCTCCGGCGGTGAGCAGCAGATGCTGGCCATCGGTCGGGCGCTGATGGCCCGGCCCAAGCTGCTGATGCTCGACGAGCCCTCGCTCGGTCTGGCGCCGCTGCTGGTCCAGGAGATCTTCGGCTACATCAAGCGGCTCAACGAGGAGCACGGGCTCACCGTGCTGGTCATCGAGCAGAACGCCCGGCGCGCCCTGGAGGTGGCCGACCACGGCTACATCATGGAGCAGGGGCGGATCGTCCTGGAGGGACCTGCGGCCGAGCTGCGGGAGAACCCGGACGTCAAGGAGTTCTATCTCGGCCTCGGCGAAGAGGGTGGCCGCAAGAGCTATCGCGACGTCAAGCACTACAAGCGGCGCAAGCGCTGGTTGTAA